From Heteronotia binoei isolate CCM8104 ecotype False Entrance Well chromosome 3, APGP_CSIRO_Hbin_v1, whole genome shotgun sequence, a single genomic window includes:
- the GRPR gene encoding gastrin-releasing peptide receptor — MASEECILLDVELDDFILCNSSAIQHANLSLLNEDFFYYRFLYAIPTIYGIIILIGLVGNITLIKIFCTVKSMRNVPNLFISSLAIGDLLLLLTCVPVDASRYLSPEWLFGRVGCKLIPFIQLTSVGVSVFTLMALSADRYKAIVRPMDIQASHALLKICLKAVMIWILSMLLAIPEAVFSDLRPFYDKGTNKTFISCTPYPLTNELHPKIQSMASFMIFYVIPLSVISVYYYFIAKNLIRSAYNLPVEGNVHVRKQMESRKRLAKTVLVFVCIFAFCWLPNHIIYLYRSYHYSEVDTSVLHFITSLCARILAFANSCINPFALYLLSKSFRKQFHHQLTCCKARVLIRSQSMGRSTTRMTSLKSTNQSMVTFSFINGNHHGHEGYV, encoded by the exons ATGGCTTCTGAGGAATGCATTTTACTAGATGTGGAATTGGATGACTTCATTCTTTGTAACAGCTCTGCTATTCAACATGCGAATCTCTCCCTCTTGAATGAAGACTTCTTTTACTATAGATTCTTGTATGCAATTCCAACGATTTATGGGATCATCATTTTGATAGGGCTTGTTGGCAACATAACACTGATAAAAATCTTCTGTACAGTGAAGTCCATGAGGAATGTCCCCAACTTGTTCATTTCCAGTTTGGCCATTGGTGACTTGCTTCTCTTGCTCACCTGTGTTCCTGTGGATGCCAGCAGATACCTGTCTCCTGAGTGGCTGTTTGGTCGGGTTGGATGCAAACTGATCCCTTTCATTCAGCTCACCTCAGTGGGGGTGTCAGTCTTCACACTCATGGCTCTGTCTGCAGACAG GTATAAAGCCATAGTGAGACCAATGGACATCCAAGCCTCTCATGCTCTACTGAAGATTTGTTTGAAAGCTGTCATGATCTGGATTTTATCCATGCTGCTGGCAATTCCTGAAGCTGTGTTTTCAGACTTGCGCCCTTTCTATGATAAGGGCACTAATAAAACATTCATTAGTTGTACACCTTACCCGCTTACCAATGAGCTGCATCCAAAAATTCAGTCAATGGCTTCCTTTATGATATTTTATGTCATTCCTCTTTCTGTTATTTCAGTTTACTATTATTTCATTGCTAAAAATCTGATACGGAGTGCTTACAACCTACCAGTGGAAGGAAATGTACATGTTAGAAAACAG ATGGAATCCCGAAAACGTCTCGCCAAAACAGTGCTGGTTTTTGTTTGCATCTTTGCTTTCTGTTGGCTGCCCAACCATATCATCTACTTGTATCGGTCATACCATTATTCAGAGGTGGACACTTCCGTTCTGCACTTTATCACCTCTCTCTGTGCTCGAATCCTGGCTTTTGCTAACTCTTGCATAAACCCTTTTGCACTCTACCTACTCAGCAAAAGTTTTAGGAAACAGTTTCATCATCAGCTGACATGTTGCAAAGCCCGTGTTCTCATTAGGTCCCAGAGCATGGGCAGAAGCACCACACGAATGACGTCTCTCAAGAGCACCAACCAATCAATGGTCACTTTCAGTTTCATCAATGGCAACCACCATGGCCATGAGGGCTACGTATAG